From the Streptomyces syringium genome, one window contains:
- a CDS encoding MAB_1171c family putative transporter, with protein MNNTLNSVMYPTCAAVNLLAFLYKARVLRVDRSPAQWALAGNFFIPFLIFTVSTPAVWVATSEAVGIRNFSGLFTQSCVMLLTACQQLVLLHLTYERKVAWRKATPRLIGIGATVLVMVTLFSVATELHERPTDFALSRAQFYPAYLTVYLIAYAWNQIDVCILCWRYANIAPTPWLRRGLRLVALTLPAGLLYAGCRAADIVAGQFGTTGHAWEPIVPIAVTVNTIGKTAGWTMPDWGRSLSALWARIDLRRAHGELRPLHRVLTAQVPEPVLELEPDADRRTRVYRTVIEIRDAQWALRTWMDPAVADTARSRAAEAGLTGDDLAATVEAALLAAALRAKEHGLRPAEHASTPLAAEPQDLAAELSFQRTLARAFATSPVVADTLARIPLSHASSEQTA; from the coding sequence ATGAACAACACCCTGAACAGCGTCATGTATCCGACGTGCGCCGCGGTGAACCTCCTGGCGTTCCTCTACAAGGCCAGAGTCCTGCGCGTCGACCGCTCCCCCGCGCAATGGGCCCTCGCCGGCAACTTCTTCATACCCTTCCTGATCTTCACCGTGTCGACCCCGGCGGTCTGGGTGGCGACCAGCGAGGCGGTGGGCATCCGTAACTTCTCGGGCCTGTTCACCCAGAGCTGCGTCATGCTCCTGACCGCCTGCCAGCAGCTCGTCCTGCTGCACCTCACCTACGAACGGAAAGTCGCCTGGCGCAAGGCGACGCCGCGCCTCATCGGCATCGGCGCCACCGTCCTCGTCATGGTGACGCTGTTCTCCGTGGCCACCGAGCTCCACGAGCGCCCCACCGACTTCGCGCTGAGCAGGGCGCAGTTCTACCCCGCGTACCTCACCGTCTACCTGATCGCCTACGCCTGGAATCAGATCGACGTGTGCATCCTGTGCTGGCGCTACGCCAACATCGCGCCCACCCCGTGGTTGCGCCGCGGGCTGCGGCTCGTGGCCCTCACCCTGCCCGCCGGTCTGCTCTACGCGGGCTGCCGGGCCGCCGACATCGTCGCCGGGCAGTTCGGCACGACGGGCCACGCCTGGGAGCCGATCGTGCCGATCGCCGTCACGGTCAACACGATCGGGAAGACGGCGGGCTGGACGATGCCCGACTGGGGGCGCTCCCTCAGCGCCCTGTGGGCACGGATCGATCTGCGCCGGGCCCACGGCGAACTACGGCCCCTGCACCGGGTCCTGACCGCCCAGGTGCCCGAGCCGGTGCTCGAACTGGAGCCGGACGCGGACCGGCGCACCCGGGTGTACCGCACGGTGATCGAGATCCGGGACGCCCAGTGGGCCCTGCGGACCTGGATGGACCCCGCCGTCGCGGACACCGCGCGGAGCCGGGCCGCGGAGGCCGGGCTGACGGGCGACGACCTCGCCGCGACCGTCGAGGCCGCGCTGCTCGCCGCCGCCCTGCGGGCGAAGGAGCACGGCCTGCGGCCCGCCGAGCATGCGAGCACCCCGCTCGCCGCCGAACCCCAGGACCTGGCCGCCGAGCTGTCCTTCCAGCGCACGCTGGCCCGCGCCTTCGCCACGTCCCCGGTCGTGGCGGACACCCTCGCCCGTATCCCGCTCAGCCACGCCTCGTCGGAGCAGACCGCATGA
- a CDS encoding ATP-binding protein, translating to MHSPPSRWAPHYLPPGLPSHTISLPPSTRSVAAARRFSERLLSEWGLAELAADTTLLLSELVTNAIVHVPMTAGDVRLVLTRSADHLVAQVTDAGGLLPRCGEAGPDSENGRGMWLVEQIATQWGHHACDEGKTVWFTLRIPAGAPGA from the coding sequence ATGCACAGCCCGCCCTCGCGCTGGGCCCCGCATTACCTGCCGCCCGGTCTGCCCTCCCACACCATCTCGCTGCCCCCCTCGACGCGGTCCGTCGCGGCCGCGCGGCGCTTCAGCGAACGCCTGCTGAGCGAGTGGGGGCTCGCCGAGCTCGCGGCGGACACCACGCTCCTGCTCTCCGAGCTCGTCACCAACGCCATCGTGCACGTCCCGATGACGGCCGGCGACGTCCGCCTCGTCCTCACCCGCTCAGCCGACCACCTGGTCGCCCAGGTCACCGACGCCGGCGGGCTGCTGCCCCGCTGCGGCGAGGCCGGGCCGGACAGCGAGAACGGCCGGGGGATGTGGCTCGTCGAGCAGATCGCCACCCAGTGGGGCCACCACGCGTGCGACGAGGGAAAGACCGTCTGGTTCACCCTGCGCATACCGGCGGGCGCCCCCGGGGCCTGA
- a CDS encoding SpoIIE family protein phosphatase — protein sequence MGSAETFRPEPGRIPAGRTDRHQPGSLLDVLSVAAVVLDQDGRIVLWSPQAEELFGWSPAEALGSFAARLLVGEEDFETVLAEFARVVSEGGGWSGVFPARHKNGSSRLIELRTMRLEDEDGRLYALGMSTDQAVLRDVERDLALSLRLVAQSPIGLAVLDTELRYVLVNPALERINDLPAERHIGRHVREALPYADTEQIESAMRRVMETGNPLLDEFSVGRPVGSGVGPDRALLVSYYRLEDPGGRPLGLATSVVDVTDRHRAAAEARRRLSLVADASVLIGTTLDLDQTARELAEVVVPDLADVAAVDVLDTVLGGTRSGSVPDGQAAVFRALAVAAGDTAEAAEAVRAADPPGQIAKYDADRLVTQCVSTGRPVHIAHVTAADLPRIARDKDAVRLLADAGLHSYMAVPLIARGEVLGALDLKRIGNPAPFGEDDVVLAGELAARAAVCIDNARWYQRERATALTLQRDLLPHRPPRLAGLDIAYRYQPAGLATNVGGDWFDAIPQSDGKSALVVGDVMGSGINAAAAMGQLRTAARTLTGLGLDPAQVLRHLDDTASGLDQMIATCVYAVYDPGQGRAHVANAGHLPPVVLRPGRRPELVELPTGAPLGVGGIPFESVTVELAPGDQLILYTDGLVETRDEAIDSRLETLLALLDGPPREPEATCDLLLKDLPEGNDDDVALLIARVRTERDPVSEPLPPSLASPAAPAAPESPAP from the coding sequence ATGGGCAGTGCCGAGACATTCCGGCCCGAGCCCGGCCGGATCCCGGCCGGGCGCACCGACCGGCACCAGCCGGGCAGCCTGCTGGACGTCCTGAGCGTCGCCGCGGTCGTCCTGGACCAGGACGGCCGCATCGTGCTGTGGAGCCCCCAGGCCGAGGAGCTGTTCGGCTGGAGCCCGGCGGAGGCACTCGGGTCGTTCGCCGCCCGGCTGCTGGTCGGCGAGGAGGACTTCGAGACGGTTCTCGCGGAGTTCGCCCGGGTGGTCAGCGAGGGCGGCGGCTGGTCCGGTGTCTTCCCCGCCCGGCACAAGAACGGCAGCTCCCGGCTGATCGAGCTGCGCACCATGCGGCTGGAGGACGAGGACGGCAGGCTGTACGCCCTCGGGATGTCCACCGACCAGGCGGTCCTGCGGGACGTCGAACGGGACCTGGCGCTGTCGCTCCGGCTGGTGGCCCAGTCCCCGATCGGGCTCGCCGTGCTGGACACCGAGCTGCGGTACGTGCTGGTCAACCCCGCACTGGAACGCATCAACGACCTGCCCGCCGAGCGGCACATCGGCCGGCACGTCCGGGAGGCCCTGCCGTACGCGGACACCGAACAGATCGAGTCCGCGATGCGCCGGGTCATGGAGACCGGCAACCCGCTGCTCGACGAGTTCTCCGTCGGCCGCCCCGTGGGCAGCGGCGTCGGCCCCGACCGGGCGCTGCTGGTCTCCTACTACCGGCTGGAGGACCCCGGCGGCCGCCCCCTGGGCCTCGCCACCTCCGTCGTGGACGTCACCGACCGGCACCGCGCGGCCGCCGAGGCACGCCGCAGACTGTCCCTCGTCGCCGACGCCTCCGTACTGATCGGCACCACCCTCGACCTCGACCAGACCGCCCGGGAGCTCGCCGAGGTCGTCGTGCCCGACCTGGCGGACGTGGCCGCCGTCGACGTCCTCGACACCGTCCTGGGGGGCACCCGCTCCGGCTCCGTACCCGACGGGCAGGCGGCCGTCTTCCGCGCGCTGGCCGTGGCGGCGGGCGACACCGCCGAGGCCGCCGAGGCCGTCCGCGCGGCCGACCCCCCGGGGCAGATCGCGAAGTACGACGCCGACCGGCTGGTCACCCAGTGCGTCAGCACCGGCCGCCCCGTCCACATCGCCCACGTCACCGCCGCCGACCTGCCGCGCATCGCCCGGGACAAGGACGCCGTCCGCCTGCTGGCCGACGCCGGGCTGCACTCGTACATGGCGGTGCCGCTGATCGCCCGGGGCGAGGTGCTCGGCGCCCTCGACCTCAAACGCATCGGCAACCCGGCGCCCTTCGGCGAGGACGACGTCGTCCTCGCCGGTGAACTGGCCGCCCGCGCCGCGGTCTGCATCGACAACGCCCGCTGGTACCAGCGCGAACGCGCCACCGCCCTCACCCTCCAGCGCGATCTGCTGCCGCACCGGCCCCCGCGGCTGGCCGGCCTGGACATCGCCTACCGCTACCAGCCCGCCGGGCTCGCCACCAACGTCGGCGGCGACTGGTTCGACGCCATCCCGCAATCCGACGGCAAGAGCGCCCTCGTCGTCGGCGATGTGATGGGCAGCGGCATCAACGCCGCCGCGGCGATGGGACAGCTGCGCACCGCCGCCCGCACCCTGACCGGCCTCGGCCTCGACCCGGCACAGGTGCTGCGCCACCTCGACGACACCGCCTCCGGGCTCGACCAGATGATCGCCACCTGCGTCTACGCCGTCTACGACCCCGGGCAGGGGCGGGCCCACGTGGCCAACGCCGGGCACCTGCCGCCCGTCGTCCTCCGCCCCGGCCGCCGTCCCGAACTGGTCGAACTCCCCACCGGGGCCCCGCTCGGCGTCGGCGGCATCCCCTTCGAGAGCGTCACTGTGGAGCTGGCCCCCGGCGACCAGCTGATCCTCTACACCGACGGCCTGGTGGAGACCCGCGACGAGGCCATCGACTCCCGCCTGGAGACCCTGCTCGCCCTGCTCGACGGCCCGCCCCGGGAGCCGGAGGCCACCTGCGACCTGCTGCTGAAGGACCTGCCCGAGGGCAATGACGACGACGTCGCCCTGCTCATCGCGCGGGTCCGCACCGAGCGGGACCCGGTCAGCGAGCCGCTTCCCCCGTCTTTGGCGTCTCCGGCTGCTCCGGCTGCTCCGGAGTCGCCCGCACCGTGA
- a CDS encoding ImmA/IrrE family metallo-endopeptidase, with amino-acid sequence MRALRLPPGELTIQSLCDHLGERFGRPIHLVPLALPPGSPDGMWVSAEERDFIAFEERLAPIHQRQVILHEIGHFVCDHEAAPVMTPEATRLLLPSLDPELVQRVLGREHAHSPAEREAEFIGSLLGRRIGTWTTQRVWEVPPEAAELAARLSALERPARERDERNE; translated from the coding sequence GTGCGCGCGCTCCGGCTTCCGCCGGGCGAACTGACCATTCAGTCGCTCTGCGACCATCTCGGCGAGCGGTTCGGCCGGCCCATTCACCTGGTGCCGCTCGCGCTTCCGCCCGGCAGCCCCGACGGAATGTGGGTATCGGCGGAGGAACGGGACTTCATCGCGTTCGAGGAGCGGCTCGCGCCCATTCACCAACGCCAGGTGATCCTCCATGAGATCGGGCATTTCGTCTGCGACCACGAGGCGGCCCCGGTGATGACCCCCGAGGCGACCCGGTTGCTGCTGCCCTCCCTCGACCCGGAGCTGGTCCAGCGGGTCCTGGGCCGGGAGCACGCGCACTCGCCGGCCGAGCGCGAGGCCGAGTTCATCGGCTCCCTCCTCGGCCGGCGGATCGGTACCTGGACCACGCAACGCGTCTGGGAGGTACCACCGGAGGCCGCGGAACTCGCGGCCCGGCTGTCCGCGCTGGAGCGCCCGGCCCGTGAGCGAGACGAACGGAACGAATGA
- the panD gene encoding aspartate 1-decarboxylase, which translates to MYRTMMKSKIHRATVTQADLHYVGSLTIDADLMEAADLLPGEKVDIVDIDNGARLSTYVIEGPRGSGVIGINGAAARLISPGDLVIIIAYGSMDSTEAAAFEPRVVFVDERNAVVDLGSDPAAVPDGSGLRRGDLVES; encoded by the coding sequence ATGTACCGCACCATGATGAAGTCCAAGATCCATCGCGCCACCGTGACCCAGGCGGACCTGCACTATGTGGGTTCCCTGACGATCGACGCCGATCTGATGGAAGCCGCCGACCTGCTGCCCGGCGAGAAGGTCGACATCGTCGACATCGACAACGGCGCCCGGCTGTCGACCTATGTCATCGAGGGGCCCCGCGGCTCCGGGGTGATCGGCATCAACGGCGCCGCCGCGCGTCTGATCAGCCCCGGTGACCTGGTCATCATCATCGCCTACGGCTCGATGGACAGCACGGAGGCCGCCGCCTTCGAGCCCCGGGTCGTCTTCGTCGACGAGCGCAACGCCGTCGTCGACCTCGGCAGCGATCCGGCCGCCGTCCCGGACGGGTCCGGTCTGCGCCGGGGCGACCTCGTCGAGAGCTGA
- a CDS encoding DUF4360 domain-containing protein, protein MPGGLFTGSAIAALLAAPLATHNPAALITPPPDKIVIEVATVNGSGCPAGTAAVAVAPDNTAFTVTYSDYLAQVGVGSKPTDFRKNCQLNLIVHVPQGFTYAIASADYRGFASLESGAVGTQKASYYFQGSSATTPSSHAFRGPYKDNWQANDRVPVGALVWAPCGEKRNFNINTELRVGAGSSDPAKTTSFMTMDSTDGDINTIYHLSWKECPRKA, encoded by the coding sequence ATGCCCGGCGGCCTTTTCACCGGCAGCGCGATCGCGGCGTTACTCGCCGCGCCGCTCGCCACGCACAACCCCGCGGCCCTCATCACCCCGCCGCCCGACAAAATCGTGATCGAGGTGGCGACCGTCAACGGGTCGGGATGTCCCGCGGGCACGGCGGCGGTGGCCGTCGCCCCCGACAACACGGCCTTCACCGTCACCTACAGCGACTACCTCGCCCAGGTGGGCGTCGGTTCCAAGCCGACCGACTTCCGCAAGAACTGCCAGCTGAACCTCATCGTGCACGTGCCGCAGGGCTTCACCTACGCGATCGCCAGTGCCGACTACCGCGGCTTCGCGTCCCTGGAGTCCGGTGCCGTCGGCACCCAGAAGGCCTCGTACTACTTCCAGGGGTCGTCCGCGACCACCCCGAGCAGTCACGCCTTCAGAGGCCCGTACAAGGACAACTGGCAGGCGAACGACCGGGTCCCGGTCGGCGCGCTGGTCTGGGCGCCCTGTGGTGAGAAGCGGAACTTCAACATCAACACCGAACTCCGCGTCGGCGCCGGCAGCTCGGATCCCGCCAAAACGACGAGCTTCATGACGATGGACTCGACGGACGGCGACATCAACACCATTTACCACCTGTCGTGGAAGGAATGCCCCAGAAAGGCCTAG
- a CDS encoding cytochrome P450 family protein: MTDRTESPALPQPFTGSFFADPYPAYARLREAAPVHRIALPDGSPVWLVTREADVRAGITDPRLSVNKDRSGVGYKGFSLPPALDANLLNIDPEDHLRLRRLVSKGFTPRRVEDLRGCVQAAADRLADKLAAGLADGEDPVDIVAAFANPLPLVVIGDLLGVPEADRRPFSERVGTMLAPEHPGQIVEAVDHIHRFLVDLVAARRAAPGDDLLSALIAARDDGDRLSEDELVSLAFLILMAGSENAQHLISGGLLTLLNHPGQLAEVRADPGLLPAAVEELLRYAHPNQMAIRRFPTEPVEFGGVRIPVGDTVLLCLASAHRDPARYPDPDRFDIHRADKAHLALGQGIHYCLGAPLARMEIQIALETLLRRFPRLELAVPADRLRWRTSFRSHALRELPVTVRATPEQPEQPETPKTGEAAR, encoded by the coding sequence ATGACAGACCGGACCGAGTCCCCCGCTCTCCCCCAGCCCTTCACGGGGTCCTTCTTCGCCGACCCCTACCCCGCCTACGCGCGGCTGCGCGAGGCCGCGCCCGTGCACCGGATCGCGCTGCCGGACGGCTCCCCCGTCTGGCTCGTGACCCGGGAGGCCGATGTGCGCGCCGGTATCACCGATCCGCGGCTGTCGGTCAACAAGGACCGCTCCGGCGTGGGCTACAAGGGCTTCTCCCTGCCCCCGGCGCTGGACGCCAATCTCCTCAACATCGACCCCGAGGACCATCTGCGGCTGCGCCGGCTGGTCTCGAAGGGCTTCACCCCGCGGCGCGTCGAGGACCTGCGGGGGTGCGTACAGGCCGCGGCGGACCGGCTCGCCGATAAGCTCGCCGCCGGACTCGCCGACGGTGAGGACCCCGTCGACATCGTCGCCGCGTTCGCCAATCCGCTGCCGCTGGTCGTCATCGGGGATCTGCTCGGGGTGCCGGAGGCGGACCGCCGGCCCTTCTCGGAACGGGTCGGGACCATGCTCGCCCCCGAGCACCCGGGGCAGATCGTGGAGGCCGTGGACCACATCCACCGCTTCCTGGTGGACCTCGTCGCGGCCCGCCGGGCGGCGCCCGGCGACGACCTCCTCTCGGCGCTCATCGCCGCCCGCGACGACGGCGACCGGCTCAGTGAGGACGAGCTGGTCTCCCTCGCCTTCCTGATCCTCATGGCCGGCAGCGAGAACGCCCAGCACCTGATCAGCGGCGGTCTGCTGACCCTGCTGAACCACCCCGGCCAGCTCGCCGAGGTACGGGCCGACCCGGGGCTGCTGCCCGCGGCCGTCGAGGAGCTGCTGCGCTACGCGCACCCCAACCAGATGGCCATCCGCCGCTTCCCCACCGAGCCCGTCGAGTTCGGCGGGGTACGGATCCCGGTCGGCGACACGGTGCTGCTCTGCCTGGCCTCCGCCCACCGCGACCCCGCCCGCTACCCGGACCCGGACCGCTTCGACATCCACCGGGCGGACAAGGCGCATCTCGCGCTCGGCCAGGGCATCCACTACTGTCTCGGGGCGCCGCTGGCCCGGATGGAGATCCAGATCGCGCTGGAGACGCTGCTGCGCCGCTTCCCCCGCCTGGAGCTCGCCGTCCCTGCCGACCGGCTGCGCTGGCGCACCTCGTTCCGCTCGCACGCCCTCAGGGAGCTGCCCGTCACGGTGCGGGCGACTCCGGAGCAGCCGGAGCAGCCGGAGACGCCAAAGACGGGGGAAGCGGCTCGCTGA
- a CDS encoding helix-turn-helix domain-containing protein, whose protein sequence is MNQGGGAPEASTRPSLEQRIQTAKAEIARRLRYVRQHHPEGPFTLAGLAERAGVSKRTLSHAESADGSNLTLETLLKVSYSLGISRDAYFLDEQVFHQVNEELETLRVLRTQRVEGVALRTASHGSPGAGHAPPVDRLSGLLQEILASAAKAQNELRDLPAPPGPPASNDDRR, encoded by the coding sequence ATGAATCAGGGGGGAGGGGCTCCGGAGGCGTCCACACGGCCCTCCCTGGAGCAGCGCATCCAGACGGCGAAGGCCGAGATCGCCCGTCGGCTGCGGTACGTGCGCCAGCACCACCCCGAAGGCCCCTTCACCCTGGCCGGTTTGGCCGAGCGCGCGGGCGTCTCCAAGCGCACGCTCTCCCACGCGGAATCCGCCGACGGCTCGAACCTCACGCTGGAGACCCTCCTCAAGGTCTCCTACAGCCTGGGCATTTCCCGCGACGCGTACTTCCTGGACGAGCAGGTCTTCCACCAGGTGAACGAGGAGCTGGAGACCCTGCGCGTGCTGCGGACCCAGCGCGTGGAGGGCGTGGCCCTGCGCACCGCCTCCCACGGCTCCCCCGGGGCCGGCCACGCGCCGCCGGTGGACCGGCTGTCGGGGCTGCTCCAGGAGATCCTCGCCTCCGCGGCGAAGGCGCAGAACGAGTTACGGGACCTTCCGGCGCCGCCCGGGCCGCCGGCTTCGAACGACGACCGTAGATGA
- a CDS encoding alpha/beta hydrolase, whose amino-acid sequence MPVRSGVEQRLALAPHGKSIDVYRPESAPAPLPTVLLWHGIGPDERDILMPLAREVAAHGVLVFAPDWRSDAADGGRADLLGSLDFVRARAAEHGGDADRIVLAGWSAGASAALGVALHPEVADGWRPRAVVGIASRYDRPARSTGHVPLVDLAAGPAASPVPVRLVHGTADEQIDVTFSRDLVAALETHGWSARLDEVGADHAGAIMAAYDPELGRCRPSEDERVRRAGELTARAVAEAACSGG is encoded by the coding sequence ATGCCCGTACGCAGCGGTGTCGAGCAGCGGCTCGCCCTGGCGCCCCACGGCAAGTCCATCGACGTCTACCGGCCGGAGAGTGCCCCGGCGCCGTTGCCGACGGTGTTGTTGTGGCACGGGATAGGCCCCGACGAGCGGGACATCCTCATGCCGCTCGCGCGGGAGGTCGCGGCCCACGGGGTGCTCGTCTTCGCGCCGGACTGGCGTTCCGACGCGGCCGACGGCGGGCGCGCGGATCTGCTCGGCTCGCTGGACTTCGTCCGCGCGCGGGCCGCCGAGCACGGCGGCGACGCGGACCGGATCGTGCTCGCCGGCTGGTCGGCGGGGGCCTCCGCCGCGCTGGGGGTCGCGCTGCACCCGGAGGTGGCCGACGGCTGGCGTCCCCGGGCTGTCGTGGGGATCGCCTCGCGGTACGACCGTCCGGCGCGGTCGACGGGGCACGTGCCCCTGGTCGATCTGGCCGCCGGCCCCGCCGCGTCACCGGTGCCGGTCCGTCTGGTGCACGGCACGGCGGACGAACAGATCGACGTCACGTTCTCCCGCGATCTGGTGGCGGCCCTGGAGACGCACGGCTGGTCGGCCCGCCTCGACGAGGTGGGGGCCGACCACGCGGGCGCCATCATGGCGGCGTACGACCCGGAGCTCGGCCGCTGCCGTCCGAGCGAGGACGAGCGCGTGCGCCGGGCCGGGGAGCTGACGGCTCGCGCCGTGGCGGAGGCGGCATGCTCCGGCGGGTGA